A DNA window from Hordeum vulgare subsp. vulgare chromosome 1H, MorexV3_pseudomolecules_assembly, whole genome shotgun sequence contains the following coding sequences:
- the LOC123425245 gene encoding peroxidase A2-like: MASSSSSFRVAATLAALLAAVCVLHAGGAAAADLCVDYYDCTCPDAYKIVQGVLVQAHKSDPRVFASLIRLHFHDCFVQGCDASLLLDTFNGMETEKDAIPNKNSARRYDVIDTAKAALEAACPGVVSCADILAIAAEISVQLSGGPGWSVLLGRLDGFTSNFTEAGNLPGPFDGLKNLTDKFKLATLDGTTDLVALSGAHTFGRVQCQFVTDRLYNFNGTNRPDPTLSPSYRAFLSQRCPMNGNGQSLNDLDPTTPDKFDKNYFTNLKVNRGFLQSDQELKSDPLAVGTTAPIVDRFAGSQDAFFKAFANSMIKMGNIRVITDPSKGEVRKRCAFIN; this comes from the exons atggcttcttcttcctcctcctttcggGTGGCCGCCACCTTGGCCGCGCTGCTGGCGGCCGTCTGCGTCCTCCAcgccggcggggcggcggcggcggacctGTGCGTGGACTACTACGACTGCACGTGCCCGGACGCGTACAAGATCGTGCAGGGTGTCCTGGTGCAGGCGCACAAGTCGGACCCGCGCGTCTTCGCCAGCCTGATCCGCCTCCACTTCCACGACTGCTTCGTGCAGGGGTGCGACGCGTCGCTGCTGCTGGACACCTTCAACGGGATGGAGACGGAGAAGGACGCCATTCCCAACAAGAACTCGGCGCGCCGCTACGACGTCATCGACACCGCCAAGGCCGCCCTCGAGGCCGCCTGCCCTGGCGTCGTCTCCTGCGCCGACATCCTCGCCATAGCCGCCGAGATCTCGGTCCAGCTG TCTGGAGGACCTGGGTGGAGCGTCTTGCTGGGGAGGCTGGACGGCTTCACGTCCAACTTTACGGAAGCCGGGAACCTACCAGGCCCATTCGACGGCCTGAAAAACCTGACAGACAAGTTCAAACTCGCCACGCTTGACGGTACTACCGACCTCGTCGCTCTCTCAG GCGCACACACTTTCGGTCGTGTGCAATGCCAGTTTGTCACCGATAGATTGTACAACTTTAATGGGACGAACCGGCCCGACCCGACCCTCAGCCCGAGCTATAGGGCCTTCCTGTCCCAGCGATGCCCAATGAACGGCAACGGTCAGTCCCTGAACGACCTCGACCCGACAACACCCGACAAGTTCGACAAGAACTACTTCACCAACCTGAAGGTGAATCGTGGCTTCCTCCAATCCGACCAGGAACTCAAGTCAGACCCACTCGCGGTGGGGACAACGGCGCCAATCGTCGACCGGTTCGCGGGCAGCCAGGACGCCTTCTTCAAGGCCTTCGCAAATTCCATGATCAAGATGGGGAACATAAGGGTGATAACGGACCCCTCCAAGGGAGAAGTCCGGAAGCGTTGTGCGTTCATCAATTGA